The following proteins come from a genomic window of Thermodesulfobacteriota bacterium:
- a CDS encoding Sir2 family NAD-dependent protein deacetylase, producing the protein MDNKTLDEGIDKVSGLIVKAKSIVIFTGAGVSTESGIPDFRSPGGLWDKYNPEDFLYQRFLASEESREKYWKMNSELYYTLAGAKVNKAHYAIVEMEKMGKLDCVITQNIDNLHQKAGLPDDKVIELHGTNMWVNCLTCKKRYSREEIQGRLEKGIKIPYCDDCGGILKPATISFGQPMPFEETKEAERRSRLADLFIVIGSSLVVQPAALMPLYAREGGAKLVIINMENTPYDRNADVVLYGKAGEIMEKLVHNVKGILQFQKK; encoded by the coding sequence ATGGATAATAAAACCCTGGATGAAGGGATAGACAAGGTTTCAGGCTTAATTGTCAAAGCCAAGAGTATCGTGATCTTTACCGGGGCAGGTGTAAGTACTGAATCAGGCATCCCAGATTTTAGAAGCCCTGGAGGGCTTTGGGATAAGTATAACCCTGAAGATTTTCTCTACCAAAGATTTCTGGCAAGTGAGGAGTCAAGGGAAAAGTATTGGAAGATGAACTCGGAGCTCTACTATACACTCGCTGGTGCTAAGGTTAATAAAGCCCATTATGCGATTGTTGAGATGGAAAAGATGGGGAAACTCGATTGTGTTATTACCCAAAATATAGACAATCTGCACCAGAAAGCAGGGCTTCCTGATGACAAAGTAATTGAGCTCCATGGAACCAATATGTGGGTCAACTGCTTGACTTGTAAAAAAAGATACTCAAGAGAAGAAATCCAGGGGAGATTGGAAAAGGGGATAAAGATACCCTATTGTGACGATTGTGGGGGCATATTGAAACCGGCTACTATATCATTCGGTCAACCTATGCCCTTTGAGGAGACTAAGGAGGCTGAAAGAAGGTCAAGATTAGCCGACCTTTTTATTGTAATTGGTTCATCTCTGGTGGTTCAACCCGCCGCCCTGATGCCATTGTATGCCAGAGAGGGAGGAGCTAAGCTGGTTATAATTAATATGGAGAATACTCCCTACGACAGAAATGCTGATGTAGTTCTTTATGGGAAGGCAGGAGAAATAATGGAAAAATTAGTACACAACGTAAAAGGTATACTGCAGTTT